The Cellulomonas sp. P24 genome contains a region encoding:
- a CDS encoding DNA translocase FtsK, with amino-acid sequence MGAAHVVGGTARRVGRGARDLDPAHRRDGAAFTLLGLALIVAAREWWGLAGTAGEVVDAVVAGTFGAVGVVVPVLLVAGAVRLMRHPDRGQANSRIGIGVAALVVSACGLVQVGSGRPAPSDGWAQLRGAGGIVGYAIGNPLAAGLTAWVAVPLLVLLGVFGLLVVTATPVHQVVPRVRALYARVTRTQVEDDDDAPLDIRALHSADDPAPPEPRRKRLLGRRHRDAAETELLPGGYVGDEAFERAAFTDLEHGPSEHDAGAAPFEEPDVTPTAVLGAAAPAPELTAPATTGVPRGEQPMLEGDVLYVLPPDEVLAKGAPHKVRSAANDRVVEALTTVLDQFEIDAQVTGFTRGPTVTRYEVELGPAVKVERVTALSKNIAYAVASADVRILSPIPGKSAIGIEIPNTDREIVSLGDVLRSSAARRIEHPMVIGVGKDVEGGYVVANLAKMPHLLVAGATGAGKSGFVNSMIVSILMRSTPDQVRMILVDPKRVELTVYEGIPHLITPIITNPKKAAEALEWVVREMEARYDDLAFFGFKHIDDFNAAVRAGKVKPLPGSERKIAPYPYLLVIVDELADLMMVAPRDVEAAIQRITQLARAAGIHLVLATQRPSVDVVTGLIKANVPSRIAFATSSLTDSRVVLDQPGAEKLIGQGDALFLPMGAAKPMRTQGAWVTETEIHAVVAHVKTQLKPNYRTDVAVTVAKKQVDEDIGDDLDLLLQAAELVVTTQFGSTSMLQRKLRVGFAKAGRLMDLLESREVVGPSEGSKARDVLVQPEDLADTLAMLRGEPAVGGADVGRPDGPPVATDYFDQEDGDQWTGSSR; translated from the coding sequence ATGGGCGCTGCGCACGTCGTCGGCGGCACAGCGCGTCGGGTCGGTCGGGGAGCCCGTGACCTCGATCCCGCGCACCGCCGTGATGGAGCCGCGTTCACGCTGCTCGGTCTGGCACTGATCGTCGCGGCACGCGAGTGGTGGGGTCTCGCCGGGACCGCGGGCGAGGTCGTCGATGCCGTCGTGGCCGGCACGTTCGGGGCTGTCGGGGTCGTCGTCCCGGTCCTCCTCGTCGCCGGTGCGGTCCGGCTGATGCGTCACCCGGACCGTGGCCAGGCGAACTCGCGCATCGGCATCGGCGTCGCCGCCCTGGTGGTGTCCGCGTGCGGGCTCGTCCAGGTCGGTTCCGGGCGGCCGGCGCCGTCGGACGGGTGGGCGCAGCTGCGTGGTGCCGGGGGGATCGTCGGCTATGCGATCGGCAACCCGCTCGCGGCCGGGCTCACGGCCTGGGTCGCCGTGCCGCTGCTGGTCCTGCTCGGCGTGTTCGGGCTCCTGGTCGTGACCGCGACCCCGGTGCACCAGGTCGTCCCCCGTGTGCGTGCGCTGTACGCACGGGTCACCCGCACGCAGGTCGAGGACGACGACGATGCGCCGCTGGACATCCGCGCGCTGCACTCCGCCGACGATCCCGCACCGCCGGAGCCCAGACGGAAGCGGCTCCTCGGGCGACGTCATCGCGACGCAGCCGAGACCGAGCTCCTTCCCGGTGGCTACGTCGGGGACGAGGCGTTCGAGCGCGCGGCCTTCACGGACCTGGAGCACGGACCGAGCGAGCACGACGCGGGGGCGGCACCGTTCGAAGAACCCGACGTGACACCGACGGCGGTGCTCGGCGCGGCGGCACCGGCACCGGAGCTCACGGCACCGGCGACCACCGGCGTACCGCGGGGCGAGCAGCCGATGCTCGAGGGCGACGTGCTCTACGTCCTGCCGCCGGACGAGGTGCTCGCCAAGGGGGCACCGCACAAGGTCCGGTCAGCCGCGAACGACCGCGTCGTCGAGGCACTGACCACCGTCCTCGACCAGTTCGAGATCGACGCCCAGGTCACCGGGTTCACCCGCGGACCCACCGTGACCCGGTACGAGGTCGAGCTCGGCCCGGCGGTCAAGGTCGAGCGGGTCACGGCCCTGTCCAAGAACATCGCCTACGCGGTCGCGAGCGCCGACGTACGGATCCTGTCCCCGATCCCCGGCAAGTCGGCGATAGGGATCGAGATCCCGAACACCGACCGCGAGATCGTGTCGCTCGGTGATGTGCTGCGGTCATCGGCCGCGCGTCGGATCGAGCACCCGATGGTGATCGGGGTGGGCAAGGACGTCGAAGGCGGCTACGTCGTCGCCAACCTGGCCAAGATGCCGCACCTGCTGGTCGCCGGTGCGACCGGTGCCGGCAAGTCGGGCTTCGTGAACTCGATGATCGTGTCGATCCTCATGCGGTCGACGCCGGACCAGGTCCGGATGATCCTGGTCGACCCGAAGCGGGTCGAGCTCACCGTGTACGAGGGGATCCCGCACCTCATCACGCCGATCATCACGAACCCGAAGAAGGCCGCCGAGGCCCTCGAGTGGGTCGTCCGGGAGATGGAGGCGCGATACGACGACCTCGCGTTCTTCGGGTTCAAGCACATCGACGACTTCAACGCCGCGGTCCGTGCCGGCAAGGTGAAACCGCTGCCGGGCTCCGAACGGAAGATCGCACCGTACCCGTACCTGCTGGTCATCGTGGACGAGCTCGCCGACCTCATGATGGTGGCGCCACGCGACGTCGAGGCGGCGATCCAGCGGATCACGCAGCTCGCGCGTGCCGCAGGGATCCACCTCGTCCTGGCCACCCAGCGGCCGAGCGTGGACGTCGTGACGGGGCTGATCAAGGCGAACGTCCCGTCGCGCATCGCGTTCGCGACGTCCTCGCTGACCGACTCGCGCGTCGTGCTGGACCAGCCCGGGGCCGAGAAGCTCATCGGACAGGGTGATGCGTTGTTCCTGCCGATGGGGGCCGCCAAGCCGATGCGCACCCAGGGGGCGTGGGTCACCGAGACCGAGATCCACGCGGTGGTCGCCCACGTCAAGACCCAGCTGAAGCCGAACTACCGCACCGATGTCGCTGTCACAGTTGCGAAGAAGCAGGTCGACGAGGACATCGGCGACGACCTCGACCTCCTCCTGCAGGCGGCCGAGCTGGTCGTCACGACGCAGTTCGGGTCGACGTCGATGCTGCAGCGCAAGCTCCGCGTCGGGTTCGCGAAGGCCGGTCGCCTGATGGACCTCCTGGAGTCACGCGAGGTGGTCGGACCGTCCGAGGGATCGAAGGCGCGCGACGTTCTCGTCCAACCGGAAGACCTTGCCGATACGCTCGCCATGCTCCGGGGGGAGCCGGCTGTCGGTGGTGCCGACGTGGGGCGGCCGGATGGTCCTCCTGTGGCGACGGACTACTTCGACCAAGAAGACGGTGACCAGTGGACGGGATCCTCGCGCTGA
- a CDS encoding DMT family transporter: MTRRGWLLLGAVGAIWGIPYLLIKIAVAEVSPPTIVFARTAVGAIVLMPFALRSGGLRPLRGRWTAVAMFAALEIVGPWLLLSNAERVLASSTTGLLVATVPILAVVLGRFVGDRRPVSAVRWVGLVVGLGGVVLLLGPGAVHGHAWSLGQVLLAALGYAIAPIVADRALRGVPAVTLTAACLTLAALVYAPVVAATGLHTAPGPGTIAALLTLGVVCTALAFVLFFALITEVGAARSTLVAYINPVVAVALGAAVLSEPITPLVVIAMVLIVGGSAAGSHRSPVPDRSADQDAPVAGAAAA; this comes from the coding sequence ATGACGCGGCGAGGATGGCTGCTGCTCGGTGCGGTCGGCGCGATCTGGGGCATCCCCTACCTGCTCATCAAGATCGCCGTCGCCGAGGTCTCGCCCCCGACGATCGTCTTCGCCCGCACGGCCGTCGGGGCGATCGTCCTGATGCCGTTCGCTCTCCGGTCCGGTGGCCTGCGTCCGTTGCGCGGGCGCTGGACCGCCGTCGCCATGTTCGCCGCACTCGAGATCGTCGGCCCATGGCTGCTGCTCTCGAACGCCGAGCGGGTCCTGGCGAGCTCGACGACCGGGCTGCTCGTGGCGACCGTCCCCATCCTCGCCGTCGTGCTCGGGCGGTTCGTGGGCGACCGCCGCCCGGTCTCCGCCGTGCGCTGGGTCGGGCTGGTCGTCGGTCTCGGCGGGGTGGTCCTGCTGCTCGGCCCCGGTGCCGTGCACGGCCACGCGTGGTCTCTCGGCCAGGTGCTCCTCGCAGCGCTCGGGTACGCGATCGCCCCGATCGTGGCGGACCGAGCGCTGCGAGGCGTGCCGGCCGTGACGCTCACAGCGGCCTGCCTGACCCTCGCCGCCCTCGTCTACGCGCCGGTCGTCGCCGCGACGGGTCTGCACACCGCACCGGGCCCCGGCACGATCGCGGCCCTCCTGACGCTCGGCGTCGTCTGCACCGCACTGGCCTTCGTCCTGTTCTTCGCCCTGATCACCGAGGTCGGCGCCGCACGCTCGACACTGGTCGCCTACATCAACCCGGTGGTCGCCGTCGCTCTCGGTGCCGCCGTGCTCTCGGAACCGATCACGCCGCTCGTGGTCATCGCCATGGTGCTCATCGTGGGGGGCTCCGCCGCCGGCTCGCACCGGTCACCGGTGCCTGACCGGTCGGCGGACCAGGACGCGCCCGTCGCCGGAGCCGCGGCAGCCTGA
- a CDS encoding ribonuclease J, giving the protein MSHPHPELGLPPELPDGALRVVALGGLGEIGRNMSVLEHAGRLLVIDCGVLFPEDHQPGVDLILPDFDYLHGRLDDIEAIVLTHGHEDHIGAVPYLLRLREDIPLVGSQLTLAFVEAKLREHRITPLTLAVREGQVERLGVFECEFVAVNHSIPDALAVAVRTGAGTVLHTGDFKMDQLPLDGRVTDLRAFARLGEAGVDLFMVDSTNAEVPGFVASEREIGPVLDGVFATSERSIVVASFASHVHRVQQVLDAAHTHGRRVALVGRSMVRNMTIAAELGHLHVPDGVLIDVKKVDTVPDDEIVLMCTGSQGEPMAALSRIANRDHKISVGPGDTVILASSLIPGNENAVYRVINGLTRLGARVVHGGNAKVHVSGHASAGELLYCYNILRPRNVMPVHGEARHLVANAALAVRTGVPADHVVVAEDGVVVDLVEGRARVVGAVPCGYVYVDGASVGEIGEVELKDRRILGEEGFVSIFVVVDSATGKVLSEPQIQTRGFAEQDAVFDDIRPQIVAAVEDAARGGSADTYQLQQVVRRIVGRWVSGRLRRRPMIIPVVVEA; this is encoded by the coding sequence ATGTCGCACCCGCACCCCGAGCTCGGCCTGCCGCCCGAGCTCCCGGACGGCGCGCTCCGGGTGGTCGCGCTCGGCGGTCTGGGGGAGATCGGGCGCAACATGTCCGTCCTCGAGCACGCCGGTCGACTGCTCGTGATCGACTGCGGGGTCCTGTTCCCGGAGGACCACCAACCCGGGGTCGACCTGATCCTCCCGGACTTCGACTACCTCCACGGGCGGCTCGACGACATCGAGGCGATCGTCCTCACGCACGGTCACGAGGACCACATCGGCGCCGTGCCGTACCTGCTGCGGCTCCGCGAGGACATCCCGCTGGTCGGCTCGCAGCTGACGCTGGCCTTCGTCGAGGCCAAGCTTCGCGAGCACCGGATCACCCCGCTGACGCTGGCTGTCCGCGAGGGACAGGTCGAACGGCTGGGCGTCTTCGAGTGCGAGTTCGTCGCCGTGAACCACTCGATCCCCGATGCGCTGGCGGTCGCGGTGCGCACGGGTGCCGGCACGGTGCTGCACACGGGCGACTTCAAGATGGACCAGCTGCCGCTCGACGGCCGCGTCACCGACCTGCGGGCGTTCGCGCGCCTCGGCGAGGCCGGGGTCGACCTCTTCATGGTCGACTCGACGAACGCCGAGGTCCCCGGGTTCGTCGCCTCGGAGCGTGAGATCGGTCCGGTGCTCGACGGCGTCTTCGCGACGAGCGAGCGGAGCATCGTCGTCGCGTCGTTCGCGTCGCACGTGCACCGGGTGCAGCAGGTGCTCGACGCCGCGCACACGCACGGACGGCGGGTCGCGCTGGTCGGGCGGTCGATGGTGCGCAACATGACCATCGCCGCCGAGCTGGGCCACCTGCACGTCCCCGATGGGGTCCTCATCGACGTCAAGAAGGTCGACACCGTCCCGGACGACGAGATCGTCCTGATGTGCACCGGGTCGCAGGGTGAGCCGATGGCGGCGCTGTCGAGGATCGCGAACCGGGACCACAAGATCTCCGTCGGCCCCGGGGACACGGTGATCCTCGCGTCGTCCTTGATCCCCGGGAACGAGAACGCCGTCTACCGCGTCATCAACGGCCTGACGCGGCTCGGTGCCCGCGTGGTGCACGGGGGCAACGCGAAGGTGCACGTGTCCGGGCACGCGTCGGCGGGTGAGCTGCTGTACTGCTACAACATCCTGCGACCACGCAACGTCATGCCGGTGCACGGCGAGGCGCGGCACCTCGTCGCCAACGCGGCGCTCGCGGTCCGCACGGGCGTTCCGGCCGACCACGTGGTCGTCGCCGAGGACGGCGTGGTCGTCGACCTGGTCGAGGGGCGTGCCCGTGTGGTCGGCGCCGTCCCGTGCGGTTACGTCTACGTGGACGGCGCGAGCGTCGGAGAGATCGGCGAGGTCGAGCTCAAGGACCGGCGCATCCTGGGGGAGGAGGGGTTCGTCTCGATCTTCGTCGTCGTGGACTCGGCGACCGGGAAGGTGCTGAGCGAGCCGCAGATCCAGACGCGCGGCTTCGCCGAGCAGGACGCCGTGTTCGACGACATCCGCCCGCAGATCGTCGCGGCGGTCGAGGACGCCGCGCGTGGAGGCTCGGCGGACACGTACCAGCTCCAGCAGGTGGTTCGCCGCATCGTCGGACGGTGGGTCTCCGGTCGTCTGCGCCGGCGGCCGATGATCATCCCGGTCGTCGTCGAGGCGTGA
- the dapA gene encoding 4-hydroxy-tetrahydrodipicolinate synthase has protein sequence MPHATSPARPFGTVLTAMVTPMDAAGAVDLDAAARLARHLADHGHDGIVVNGTTGESPTTHAPEKSDLVRTVVEAVGDRVVVVAGAGSNDTSHAIRMAQQAQEAGANGLLVVSPYYSRPSQAGIVTHTLAVAEATSLPVMLYDVPGRTGVRLSAATLDRLAAHEQIVAMKDATGDVAGAAHSIQRTGLAWYSGDDAVFLPLLAQGAVGVVSVVGHVAGLQLAEIAQAFAAGDNARALEVFRAIGPAIRAMNGAGFQAVMAKAAIEILGITTNRELRLPNVAATDDEALEVRAGLVAAGLVSAVGSPER, from the coding sequence ATGCCGCACGCCACCTCGCCCGCGCGCCCGTTCGGAACGGTGCTGACCGCGATGGTCACCCCCATGGACGCAGCAGGAGCAGTCGACCTCGACGCCGCTGCCCGCCTCGCCCGCCACCTCGCCGACCACGGCCACGACGGGATCGTCGTGAACGGGACGACGGGCGAGTCCCCGACCACCCACGCCCCGGAGAAGTCGGACCTGGTCCGCACCGTCGTCGAGGCGGTCGGCGACCGGGTCGTCGTCGTCGCCGGCGCGGGCTCGAACGACACCTCGCACGCGATCCGGATGGCGCAGCAGGCGCAGGAGGCCGGGGCGAACGGCCTGCTCGTCGTGAGCCCGTACTACTCGCGTCCGTCGCAGGCCGGCATCGTCACGCACACGCTCGCCGTCGCCGAGGCCACCTCGCTGCCGGTGATGCTGTACGACGTTCCCGGGCGGACGGGCGTCCGGCTCTCCGCCGCCACGCTCGACCGGCTCGCCGCGCACGAGCAGATCGTGGCGATGAAGGACGCGACCGGCGACGTCGCCGGCGCGGCGCACTCGATCCAGCGCACGGGGCTGGCCTGGTACAGCGGGGACGACGCGGTCTTCCTGCCGTTGCTCGCCCAGGGTGCGGTCGGCGTGGTCAGCGTCGTCGGGCACGTCGCGGGTCTGCAGCTCGCCGAGATCGCGCAGGCGTTCGCCGCCGGCGACAACGCGCGTGCTCTCGAGGTGTTCCGTGCGATCGGCCCGGCGATCCGGGCGATGAACGGTGCGGGTTTCCAGGCGGTCATGGCGAAGGCGGCGATCGAGATCCTGGGGATCACCACGAACCGCGAGCTGCGCCTGCCGAACGTCGCGGCGACGGACGATGAGGCCCTCGAGGTGCGCGCCGGGCTGGTTGCCGCCGGGCTGGTCAGCGCGGTCGGCTCGCCGGAGCGCTGA